In a single window of the Raphanus sativus cultivar WK10039 chromosome 9, ASM80110v3, whole genome shotgun sequence genome:
- the LOC108827285 gene encoding kunitz trypsin inhibitor 2-like has product MKSSFLVTFLLAAAVCSHGLEEVKDSNGNPVRVGAQYFIQPVKSNGGGLVPASTVIDRLCPLGISQTLLPYQTGVPVSFGYHPNILGRYTIDTSSAGSEILRVQCETKNIWTLNDS; this is encoded by the coding sequence ATGAAGTCTTCTTTTCTCGTTACATTCCTGTTGGCTGCAGCTGTCTGCTCACACGGCCTTGAGGAGGTGAAGGACTCCAACGGAAATCCCGTTAGGGTCGGTGCACAATACTTCATCCAGCCCGTTAAGAGCAACGGGGGAGGTCTTGTTCCAGCTTCCACTGTTATAGATCGGCTTTGTCCACTTGGCATCAGCCAAACACTTCTTCCCTACCAAACGGGCGTGCCGGTTAGCTTCGGATATCATCCAAACATTCTCGGCCGATACACCATTGACACATCCAGTGCCGGTTCTGAGATATTGCGGGTCCAATgcgaaactaaaaatatttggacCTTAAATGATAgctaa
- the LOC108824315 gene encoding protein MIS12 homolog, which translates to MEGSKGEAVYDSMNLNPHLFINAALNFVQDVVDEAFHFYTLEASNLLKIDERTDNNRSRELSKGIDRVRDMIQSVLDNRLEMWEHYCLRYTFAVPQDFVLLPPTQSDDDRNIQPLTNDQELDSELDSLRRKLHLVGNRSVELNSELQALERKSASNARLVDEASKLYDQSSVDMFEEMTKVASELRTGIINRLKARNMNAAAESALVETLKNNVKNDFSATAPDGKIEDLDKFLAELRKM; encoded by the exons ATGGAAGGGAGCAAAGGCGAAGCGGTGTACGATTCAATGAATTTGAATCCTCACCTTTTCATCAATGCAGCACTCAACTTCGTCCAAGACGTTGTCGACGAAGCTTTCCACTTCTATACCCT TGAAGCATCCAATCTCCTGAAAATCGATGAACGAACTGATAACAACAGGTCACGGGAGTTATCGAAA GGTATTGATCGTGTTCGTGATATGATTCAATCGGTTCTCGACAACCGCTTGGAGATGTGGGAACATTACTGTCTTCGATACACTTTTGCTGTTCCTCAAGATTTTGTGCTGCTTCCGCCGACACAGAGT GATGATGACCGAAATATCCAGCCTTTGACAAACGACCAAGAGTTGGATTCAGAACTGGATTCCCTAAGGCGTAAGCTTCATTTG GTAGGAAACAGGTCTGTTGAGCTTAACTCGGAGCTCCAGGCTTTGGAAAGAAAATCTGCTTCAAATGCAAGACTCGTTGATGAAGCTTCAAAGCTTTATGATCAATCATCAGTGGACATGTTCGAAG aAATGACAAAAGTGGCATCTGAACTTCGGACAGGGATCATTAACAGGCTGAAAGCAAGAAATATGAATGCTGCTGCTGAAAGCGCCTTAGTAGAGACGCTAAAGAACAATGTAAAAAACGATTTCTCGGCTACGGCTCCCG ATGGAAAGATTGAAGACCTCGACAAATTTCTAGCCGAGCTAAGAAAGatgtga
- the LOC108827287 gene encoding kunitz trypsin inhibitor 2-like produces the protein MCSTPGLDTSADINIEFRSEIWPACTEFSKLWAVDSSSASKEPAVIVGGELKSPNSAFKIEKAAEAHTYKLTTSYGTVGTTPGPWFGAPKLLVTNDGDKTLFVKFVRLIMMLLLLLLVLRS, from the coding sequence ATGTGCTCAACACCGGGCCTGGACACATCTGCCGATATAAACATCGAGTTCAGGTCCGAGATATGGCCTGCCTGCACCGAGTTTTCCAAGTTGTGGGCAGTCGATTCCTCATCCGCATCCAAGGAGCCTGCCGTTATCGTCGGTGGTGAACTTAAGAGCCCAAATAGCGCGTTTAAGATAGAAAAAGCTGCAGAAGCACACACTTACAAGTTGACCACCTCATACGGAACCGTTGGAACAACCCCAGGGCCTTGGTTTGGTGCACCAAAGCTACTTGTCACCAATGATGGGGATAAGACCTTATTCGTCAAGTTTGTGAGGTTGATAATGATGCTACTACTTCTACTTCTCGTGTTGAGAAGTTAG
- the LOC108824318 gene encoding uncharacterized protein LOC108824318 isoform X4, translating to MEKEDLYAIMDLNNECSQGDLKLSYKNLALKWHPDRFSEEIEKDEANTKFQSIQRAYSVLSDSNKRMLYDIGAYDSDDDETGMADFIDEMVTLMAQTTSTGDETLEEFEKLFQELLMDDVNQFKTPPSSSFQYVPFSCMSASVYGDDSSNDDIPNKAKVDSYCCISSGED from the exons ATGGAGAAGGAAGACTTGTACGCTATTATGGATTTGAACAACGAATGTTCACAAGGAGATCTCAAACTTTCTTACAAGAACCTTGCTCTG AAATGGCATCCAGATCGGTTCAGTGAAGAAATTGAGAAAGACGAAGCCAATACGAAATTTCAGTCCATTCAACGAGCCTATTCTG TTTTGTCGGATTCGAACAAGAGGATGTTGTATGACATCGGAGCTTACGACAGTGATGACGACGAAACT GGAATGGCTGATTTCATAGATGAAATGGTGACTCTGATGGCTCAAACTACATCTACG GGAGATGAAACATTAGAAGAATTTGAAAAGTTGTTTCAAGAACTGTTGATGGATGATGTGAATCAATTCAAAACTCCTCCGTCATCTTCATTTCAATATGTACCATTCAGTTGCATGTCTGCTTCGGTGTATGGAGATGATTCGTCGAATGATGATATACCGAACAAAGCTAAAGTTGACAGTTACTGCTGTATAAGTTCTGGTGAG GATTGA
- the LOC108824318 gene encoding uncharacterized protein LOC108824318 isoform X2, which yields MFTRRSQTFLQEPCSGFLQIFSLFFFFLKWHPDRFSEEIEKDEANTKFQSIQRAYSVLSDSNKRMLYDIGAYDSDDDETGMADFIDEMVTLMAQTTSTGDETLEEFEKLFQELLMDDVNQFKTPPSSSFQYVPFSCMSASVYGDDSSNDDIPNKAKVDSYCCISSGEVSGPSTSSRVGNRRSKK from the exons ATGTTCACAAGGAGATCTCAAACTTTCTTACAAGAACCTTGCTCTGGTTTCTTacaaatattttctcttttctttttctttttg AAATGGCATCCAGATCGGTTCAGTGAAGAAATTGAGAAAGACGAAGCCAATACGAAATTTCAGTCCATTCAACGAGCCTATTCTG TTTTGTCGGATTCGAACAAGAGGATGTTGTATGACATCGGAGCTTACGACAGTGATGACGACGAAACT GGAATGGCTGATTTCATAGATGAAATGGTGACTCTGATGGCTCAAACTACATCTACG GGAGATGAAACATTAGAAGAATTTGAAAAGTTGTTTCAAGAACTGTTGATGGATGATGTGAATCAATTCAAAACTCCTCCGTCATCTTCATTTCAATATGTACCATTCAGTTGCATGTCTGCTTCGGTGTATGGAGATGATTCGTCGAATGATGATATACCGAACAAAGCTAAAGTTGACAGTTACTGCTGTATAAGTTCTGGTGAG GTGAGTGGTCCATCGACGAGTTCTCGGGTTGGCAATAGAAGATCTAAGAAGTAG
- the LOC108824318 gene encoding uncharacterized protein LOC108824318 isoform X3 has protein sequence MEKEDLYAIMDLNNECSQGDLKLSYKNLALKWHPDRFSEEIEKDEANTKFQSIQRAYSVLSDSNKRMLYDIGAYDSDDDETGMADFIDEMVTLMAQTTSTGDETLEEFEKLFQELLMDDVNQFKTPPSSSFQYVPFSCMSASVYGDDSSNDDIPNKAKVDSYCCISSGEWSIDEFSGWQ, from the exons ATGGAGAAGGAAGACTTGTACGCTATTATGGATTTGAACAACGAATGTTCACAAGGAGATCTCAAACTTTCTTACAAGAACCTTGCTCTG AAATGGCATCCAGATCGGTTCAGTGAAGAAATTGAGAAAGACGAAGCCAATACGAAATTTCAGTCCATTCAACGAGCCTATTCTG TTTTGTCGGATTCGAACAAGAGGATGTTGTATGACATCGGAGCTTACGACAGTGATGACGACGAAACT GGAATGGCTGATTTCATAGATGAAATGGTGACTCTGATGGCTCAAACTACATCTACG GGAGATGAAACATTAGAAGAATTTGAAAAGTTGTTTCAAGAACTGTTGATGGATGATGTGAATCAATTCAAAACTCCTCCGTCATCTTCATTTCAATATGTACCATTCAGTTGCATGTCTGCTTCGGTGTATGGAGATGATTCGTCGAATGATGATATACCGAACAAAGCTAAAGTTGACAGTTACTGCTGTATAAGTTCTGGTGAG TGGTCCATCGACGAGTTCTCGGGTTGGCAATAG
- the LOC108824146 gene encoding probable complex I intermediate-associated protein 30 isoform X2, whose protein sequence is MSRFRSLWQASVNATKKALTWELEEMVPPAEKCIFKFSSKEDLKRWHLYSDFEYGGLSSASLEIKDGGNGSDCTGVFSGNLSTEMNEGSKLSINRSGFCGMRSKKFDGFIDLDGYDSIAMRLKGDGRCYISTIYTENWVNSPGQAEDNSWQAFVFAPKGNWYTAKVPLTRYLPTWKGNVIDADMEMNPGRVVGMSLSVNSQGGGFIGAKLGAGDFRVEIDWINALRMP, encoded by the exons ATGTCACGGTTCAGATCATTGTGGCAAGCCTCGGTGAATGCAACAAAGAaag CTCTAACGTGGGAGCTCGAGGAAATGGTACCGCCTGCGGAGAAGTGTATATTCAAGTTCAGTTCAAAAGAAGACCTGAAGAGATGGCACCTGTATTCTGATTTTGAATATGGAG GATTATCTTCGGCTTCGTTGGAGATTAAAGATGGAGGAAATGGATCAGATTGCACTG GTGTTTTCTCTGGGAACCTCTCTACGGAGATGAACGAAGGTTCAAAGTTGAGTATTAACCGGAGTGGTTTCTGTGGAATGCGCTCAAAGAAG TTTGATGGCTTTATTGATCTCGACGGGTATGATTCAATAGCCATGAGGCTTAAAGGAGATGGAAGATGCTACATATCTAC GATATATACAGAGAATTGGGTAAACTCGCCAGGACAAGCAGAAGATAACTCATGGCAAGCTTTTGTTTTTGCTCCAAAGGGAAACTGGTATACAGCTAAG gttccTTTAACACGCTACTTGCCAACATGGAAAGGAAACGTGATTGATGCAGACATGGAGATGAACCCTGGTCGTGTTGTGGGTATGTCTCTATCAGTTAACTCACAAGGAGGTGGTTTTATTGGAGCTAAACTAGGCGCAGGCGATTTCAGAGTCGAAATTGACTGGATCAATGCATTGAGAATGCCATGA
- the LOC108824146 gene encoding probable complex I intermediate-associated protein 30 isoform X1: MSRFRSLWQASVNATKKALTWELEEMVPPAEKCIFKFSSKEDLKRWHLYSDFEYGGLSSASLEIKDGGNGSDCTGVFSGNLSTEMNEGSKLSINRSGFCGMRSKKFDGFIDLDGYDSIAMRLKGDGRCYISTMSLMLNNIRCL; this comes from the exons ATGTCACGGTTCAGATCATTGTGGCAAGCCTCGGTGAATGCAACAAAGAaag CTCTAACGTGGGAGCTCGAGGAAATGGTACCGCCTGCGGAGAAGTGTATATTCAAGTTCAGTTCAAAAGAAGACCTGAAGAGATGGCACCTGTATTCTGATTTTGAATATGGAG GATTATCTTCGGCTTCGTTGGAGATTAAAGATGGAGGAAATGGATCAGATTGCACTG GTGTTTTCTCTGGGAACCTCTCTACGGAGATGAACGAAGGTTCAAAGTTGAGTATTAACCGGAGTGGTTTCTGTGGAATGCGCTCAAAGAAG TTTGATGGCTTTATTGATCTCGACGGGTATGATTCAATAGCCATGAGGCTTAAAGGAGATGGAAGATGCTACATATCTACTATGAGTCTCATGCTCAACAACATAAGATGTTTATAG
- the LOC108824318 gene encoding uncharacterized protein LOC108824318 isoform X1, whose product MEKEDLYAIMDLNNECSQGDLKLSYKNLALKWHPDRFSEEIEKDEANTKFQSIQRAYSVLSDSNKRMLYDIGAYDSDDDETGMADFIDEMVTLMAQTTSTGDETLEEFEKLFQELLMDDVNQFKTPPSSSFQYVPFSCMSASVYGDDSSNDDIPNKAKVDSYCCISSGEVSGPSTSSRVGNRRSKK is encoded by the exons ATGGAGAAGGAAGACTTGTACGCTATTATGGATTTGAACAACGAATGTTCACAAGGAGATCTCAAACTTTCTTACAAGAACCTTGCTCTG AAATGGCATCCAGATCGGTTCAGTGAAGAAATTGAGAAAGACGAAGCCAATACGAAATTTCAGTCCATTCAACGAGCCTATTCTG TTTTGTCGGATTCGAACAAGAGGATGTTGTATGACATCGGAGCTTACGACAGTGATGACGACGAAACT GGAATGGCTGATTTCATAGATGAAATGGTGACTCTGATGGCTCAAACTACATCTACG GGAGATGAAACATTAGAAGAATTTGAAAAGTTGTTTCAAGAACTGTTGATGGATGATGTGAATCAATTCAAAACTCCTCCGTCATCTTCATTTCAATATGTACCATTCAGTTGCATGTCTGCTTCGGTGTATGGAGATGATTCGTCGAATGATGATATACCGAACAAAGCTAAAGTTGACAGTTACTGCTGTATAAGTTCTGGTGAG GTGAGTGGTCCATCGACGAGTTCTCGGGTTGGCAATAGAAGATCTAAGAAGTAG